A genome region from Solanum pennellii chromosome 12, SPENNV200 includes the following:
- the LOC107005690 gene encoding LOW QUALITY PROTEIN: uncharacterized protein LOC107005690 (The sequence of the model RefSeq protein was modified relative to this genomic sequence to represent the inferred CDS: inserted 1 base in 1 codon) produces the protein MENERLTQLHPGPLDPSVLTRQENHRSEDVWAGEVEAVLFCRRCDGGFWSEVQRRPIHPRVLQILINAGFYGVYRVGLIKLDHAFITALVERWRPETHTFHFKVGEATVTLQDVAILYGLPIEGEPVVGIDSSKTPQEWQDLCEQFLGFRPHDDKLNGSRLDISALESHLEAFGEINDDTDELVIHQLARCYMMLMIGGILFPDTSGNKVKLIYLVHLENIDQIGRYSWGSAVLACLYRALCRASNSKKKEIGAFLPLLQVWAWERLKIVHPDRLQARDGAIIFSDDLPNPPYASRWSVQLSWKHSPQYALSLFRDQLDSLVDEQFVWQPYVMENLPDYCRSGEYFWHAVVPLLCWDVVEMHQPNRVLRQFGMRQNIPDACNFSNKHEKSDRRGRQNTDWSTHHASHILVWNDRANRVWEAPLAEGFLPYHDDYLKWFRLITRQIIGNPEFRIPTGYASLAPTSEIMARQLHMLYQYGIKLRQESTTEVAGRNVMEMCIDGLMAANDAQRLAVSPSYVPKQPDNSSNRRRRGRAGRRRKQRGADPDDVSPMEDANPNVEPDCGTSTMGENLDDEAQFENSPMDDANPDVECRSSHTMIYNVQPLREFANEDVGYATPARPEHVQSMNDDLNEQASSFRGSASSISMPSSPTPSTPQIPISWPEDGTLTLTWVRNLMLAFDWASRNLPPSELLTVLPIEVFDRLVEMASGIMHKEPNCLQIDSRSGLDPNSTVVVVGDVHGQLHVVLFLLKDAGFPSENRFFVFNGDYVDRGAWGLETFLLLLAWKVLMPNRVILLRGNHESEYCTSVYGFEEEVLIKYADNGRHVYQKCLECFKELPLASIIGGNVYTAHGGVFRSISSMQLKREKRKGRKKRKIVKNPVDNFSLGSLEELLDADRFVLDPPREGSNLIPGDVLWSDPSXSKSANDERGMGLLWGPDCTEEFLHKFNLKLIIRSHVGPDARENRPELGNMDIGYTIDHEVTSGKLITLFSAPDYPQFQATEDRYQNKGAYIVLEPPNFDTPKFHSFDAVTPRPKVNVMDSDEELDLESMKKQD, from the exons ATGGAGAACGAGAGGTTGACCCAACTACATCCTGGTCCGTTAGATCCCAGTGTCTTAACAAGACAAGAAAATCACAGGTCAGAAGATGTATGGGCTGGTGAGGTGGAAGCTGTTTTATTTTGTCGACGATGCGATGGTGGTTTTTGGTCCGAGGTTCAAAGACGCCCTATTCATCCACGCGTCCTACAAATATTGATTAATGCTGGATTTTACGGGGTCTATCGAGTAGGACTGATAAAACTAGATCATGCATTTATCACTGCTCTTGTTGAGAGATGGAGACCAGAGACCcatacttttcattttaaagttgGGGAAGCCACTGTTACACTACAGGATGTGGCTATTCTTTATGGGTTACCGATAGAGGGAGAACCGGTAGTAGGCATTGATAGCTCAAAGACGCCACAAGAGTGGCAAGATTTATGTGAGCAGTTCCTTGGTTTTAGACCACATGATGACAAGTTGAATGGAAGTAGACTTGATATCAGTGCACTAGAAAGTCACTTGGAGGCATTCGGTGAGATCAATGATGATACAGATGAGTTAGTCATTCATCAACTCGCTAGGTGTTACATGATGTTGATGATTGGAGGTATTCTGTTTCCTGACACATCAGGAAACAAAGTTAAGTTGATATATTTGGTGCATCTCGAGAATATTGACCAAATTGGCAGGTATAGTTGGGGCAGTGCTGTGTTGGCATGCTTGTACCGGGCATTATGCCGTGCTTCCAATTCTAAGAAGAAAGAAATAGGTGCTTTTCTACCACTTCTACAG GTATGGGCATGGGAAAGATTGAAGATTGTTCATCCTGATCGACTTCAGGCTAGAGATGGTGCTATTATCTTCTCAGATGATCTCCCGAATCCCCCATATGCGAGTAGATGGAGCGTACAACTTAGTTGGAAGCATTCACCTCAATATGCGTTGTCGTTGTTTCGAGATCAATTGGATAGTCTTGTAGATGAACAA TTTGTTTGGCAGCCCTATGTGATGGAGAATCTTCCCGATTATTGTCGCTCAGGAGAATATTTTTGGCATGCTGTGGTGCCACTACTATGTTGGGATGTAGTGGAGATGCATCAACCCAACAGGGTTCTTAGACAATTCGGAATGCGTCAAAACATTCCCGATGCCTGCAATTTTAGCAACAAACATGAAAAGTCTGACCGTCGTGGCAGACAAAACACTGATTGGAGTACACATCATGCAAGTCACATACTTGTGTGGAATGATCGTGCAAACCGTGTTTGGGAGGCGCCATTAGCAGAAGGCTTCCTTCCATATCATGATGATTATCTTAAGTGGTTTCGTTTGATCACTCGACAAATCATTGGAAACCCTGAATTTCGTATTCCAACAGGGTATGCATCACTTGCACCAACATCTGAGATAATG GCGCGTCAACTCCATATGTTGTATCAGTATGGGATTAAACTGAGACAAGAATCAACTACGGAGGTCGCTGGAAGGAATGTTATGGAGATGTGCATTGATGGGTTAATGGCAGCAAATGATGCTCAAAGGCTCGCTGTCTCACCGTCCTACGTTCCAAAGCAGCCTGATAATTCTAGCAATCGACGTAGACGTGGAAGGGCAGGAAGACGCAGAAAACAAAGAGGGGCGGATCCTGATGATGTCTCTCCGATGGAAGATGCGAATCCAAATGTGGAGCCCGATTGTGGTACAAGTACCATGGGTGAAAATTTGGATGATGAAGCACAATTTG AAAATTCTCCAATGGATGATGCGAATCCAGATGTAGAGTGCAGATCCAGCCACACAATGATTTACAATGTCCAACCATTGCGTGAGTTTGCTAATGAAGATGTTGGGTATGCCACTCCTGCCCGTCCTGAGCATGTTCAATCTATGAACGATGACCTCAACGAACAAGCTTCCTCTTTCCGAGGTTCGGCATCTTCCATCTCAATGCCTTCGTCCCCAACTCCTTCAACACCACAGATTCCAATTTCATGGCCTGAAGACGGAACACTAACCCTAACTTGGGTTAGAAACTTAATGTTAGCATTTGATTGGGCGTCTAGGAATCTTCCTCCATCAGAGCTCTTGACAGTGCTACCAATAGAAGTTTTTGATCGTCTTGTAGAGATGGCGTCGGGGATCATGCATAAAGAACCCAATTGCTTGCAGATCGATAGTAGGTCAGGTTTAGATCCAAATTCGACGGTTGTTGTGGTTGGAGATGTGCATGGACAACTACATGTTGTCTTGTTCTTGTTGAAGGATGCTGGTTTTCCCTCTGAAAATCGTTTCTTTGTGTTCAACGGAGATTATGTTGATAGAGGTGCTTGGGGTCTTGAGACCTTCCTTCTCTTACTCGCTTGGAAG GTTCTAATGCCTAATAGGGTGATTCTTCTTCGTGGAAATCACGAATCTGAATACTGCACTTCTGTTTATGGATTTGAAGAGGAAGTCTTAATCAAATATGCAGATAATGGAAGACACGTCTACCAGAAGTGTTTAGAATGTTTCAAAGAACTTCCTCTTGCCTCCATCATTGGTGGTAATGTCTATACTGCACATGGTGGCGTTTTCCGCAGTATTTCTTCCATGcaattaaaaagagaaaaaagaaaaggaaggaaGAAACGCAAGATAGTTAAAAATCCCGTAGACAACTTTTCTCTTGGCTCTTTGGAGGAATTATTGGACGCTGACAGATTTGTCCTCGATCCTCCAAGGGAAGGTTCAAATCTTATACCGGGTGATGTCTTGTGGTCAGACCCAT GGTCCAAATCTGCGAATGATGAAAGAGGAATGGGTCTCCTATGGGGTCCTGATTGTACAGAAGAATTCCTTCACAAGTTCAACTTAAAG TTGATTATAAGGTCACATGTAGGTCCAGATGCTAGGGAAAATCGACCTGAACTTGGAAACATGGACATAGGTTACACCATAGATCACGAAGTCACATCGGGGAAATTGATAACACTATTTAGTGCTCCAGACTATCCACAGTTTCAG GCAACAGAGGATAGGTACCAAAACAAAGGAGCATACATTGTGTTGGAACCTCCTAATTTTGACACTCCTAAATTTCATAGTTTTGATGCGGTTACTCCAAGACCAAAG GTGAATGTAATGGACTCTGATGAAGAACTAGATTTGGAATCTATGAAGAAACAAGACTAG
- the LOC114075245 gene encoding agamous-like MADS-box protein AGL29, protein MENKKPKGRRKIPMRKIENFGNLNASFSKRRMSLYKKASNLVFECDVDIGMIFFSPAGNPFSFFHPNVDAVVSRFQNLDIEPSESALLVAAHNREKVNELKNKLEVLDAIENIEIAKKQSYDEMINARQKGWWESIEQLNANEVSTYETWLKTIGFNVHNRLNQMEVGASSSDLGFNG, encoded by the coding sequence ATGGAGAATAAGAAACCTAAAGGACGCCGAAAGATACCAatgagaaaaatagaaaattttggtAACCTAAATGCTAGCTTTTCAAAGCGCCGTATGAGTTTATACAAAAAGGCGAGCAATCTTGTATTTGAATGCGATGTCGATATTggaatgatatttttttctccCGCAGGTAATCCTTTCTCGTTTTTTCATCCAAATGTTGATGCGGTTGTTTCTCGTTTTCAGAATCTCGATATTGAACCAAGTGAAAGTGCGCTTTTAGTCGCGGCTCATAATCGAGAAAAAGTGAATGAACTCAAAAATAAGCTTGAAGTACTCGATGCCATAGAAAACATTGAAATTGCTAAGAAACaatcatatgatgaaatgattaACGCTAGACAGAAAGGTTGGTGGGAGTCGATTGAGCAGCTTAATGCAAATGAAGTGTCAACTTATGAGACTTGGTTGAAGACTATTGGTTTTAATGTGCATAATCGATTGAATCAAATGGAAGTTGGAGCTTCATCCTCAGATTTGGGATTTAATGGttga
- the LOC107005910 gene encoding transmembrane emp24 domain-containing protein p24beta2-like, whose amino-acid sequence MRIRLWGNMSSVMILLIFLHFLQGIYGIRFVIDKEECLSHNVHLEGDTIHVSFVVIKADTPWHSSNEGGVDLMIKGPSGELIHGFRDKTSEKYEFVAYKKGIYQFCFTNKSPYHETLDFDVQVVHYAYYDQHAKNEHFDPLLDHISKLEAALYNIQFEQHWLEAQTARQASLNEDMSQRAITKALLESVTLIGVCFLQVFLLQRLFENKLQKVRV is encoded by the exons ATGAGAATTAGGTTATGGGGAAATATGTCAAGTGTGATGatactattaatatttttacattttttacaAGGAATTTATGGGATTAGATTTGTAATTGACAAAGAAGAATGTTTGTCTCATAATGTTCATCTTGAAGGTGATACAATTCATGTATCTTTTGTTGTCATTAAAGCTGATACTCCTTGGCATTCTTCTAATGAGGGTGGTGTTGATCTTATG ATAAAAGGGCCATCAGGTGAGCTAATTCATGGCTTCCGCGATAAGACTAGTGAGAAATACGAGTTTGTTGCTTACAAGAAGGGTATTTACCAGTTCTGTTTCACGAACAAGTCTCCGTATCATGAAACCTTAGATTTCGATGTGCAAGTTGTACATTACGCATACTATGATCAGCACGCGAAGAATG AGCACTTTGATCCATTGCTGGACCATATATCAAAGTTAGAAGCAGCTCTTTACAACATACAGTTTGAACAACATTGGCTCGAAGCACAGACTGCTCGTCAGGCATCAC TGAATGAAGATATGAGCCAAAGAGCAATCACAAAGGCACTTCTTGAATCAGTAACTCTTATTGGTGTTTGCTTCCTTCAAGTCTTCCTCCTACAACGTCTTTTCGAGAATAAACTTCAGAAGGTTAGAGTCTAG
- the LOC107005356 gene encoding protein NOI4-like, whose protein sequence is MEEAGRPLPKFGEWDVNDPATAEGFTVIFNKARNEKRSGGKADAPPKSNHKHTATLGKPQSKKWFCCMRSGAVE, encoded by the exons ATGGag GAAGCAGGACGACCACTTCCAAAATTCGGTGAGTGGGATGTCAATGATCCAGCAACAGCTGAGGGGTTCACGGTGATCTTTAACAAAGCTAGAAATGAGAAAAGGTCAGGTGGAAAGGCAGACGCGCCACCAAAGAGTAACCACAAGCATACAGCAACGCTTGGGAAGCCTCAATCT AAGAAATGGTTCTGCTGTATGCGGTCTGGTGCTGTCGAGTGA